From the genome of Pseudoxanthomonas sp.:
CGGCGGCAAACAGCCGGCCCGTGGGTGACAGCGGCGGTGAACGCATGTGGAGATTCCAGTCGAGCGAAGGGAGTGCCGCGACGCGATGGCGGCGGCGACGCACGCTGGCCGGTGCAGTTTAAGCGATGGCCGCGCCAGCCCCTTGGCAGGAAGGGGAAATCCGCGCCCGGATGACCCGGATGTCATTCCCGCGAACGGCACCGCTCAATCAGCGGGACTGCCCGGTCGCCGCGTCGTTCGACAGGCCCGAAGCCACGATGTCGTGCAGCTGCAGGGCCAGGGTCTTGCGATCGGTATCGGCGCTGATCGTCACCGGCGGATGGAACGTCACGCGCACCCGCGCGCCGGACAGCGCCATGAAGTGCTTCACGTGCGCGCCGGCCTGCATCCGGCCATGGAAGGCATAGGCATCGCGGTCACCACCGGCCGCCAGCGCGCGGCCATCCACCGAGAGGATCTCCTGGGTGAAGGGCTGCAGCGTCCAGGCCCGGGCATCTGCAGGCTGGCCGAGGAACAGCGCGAACAGGCTCGACTTGAACGGCGCGACCTGTTCACCCGATGACGTCGTGCCTTCGGGAAACAGCACCAGGTCGTGATCCGGCCGCAGCTGCGCGGCCAGTGCGGCTGCCACTGCCGCCGCATCGCGCTGGCGCCGGCTGATGTAGACGGTCTGCGCCAGCGCGCCGACAAAGCGCATGCCCGGCCAGCGCTCCATGTCGTCCTTGGCGATGAAGCGCGCGGGCAGCAGGCTGCCCAACAGCACGATGTCGTAGTGCGAGACATGGTTGCCGACGAACAGCGTGCCACCTCCGGCCCGCGGCGTTCCCACCACCTCCACCTCGATCCGCAGCGCCCGGCGCAGGCAGGCGAACCACCAGCGCGGCACCACGAAGGCCGCACGTCCGCGGGTGAAGCGCATTACCAGCCACTGCACCGGCATCAGCACCAGGCTGGCCAGCAGCATCGATGCGCCCTTGCGTGCGAGCGTCAACGGACGTGGCGTGGGCCCGACCGCGGGCCGGGTGGTGGTGTTCTGCATGCGGAAGAAGTTGGCGGGCGATGCGGGCCAGGACATGGTATCGAAGATGACCGCACGCCCTGCCCCGCGACCGGAGCGGGATTCACCCGCGATG
Proteins encoded in this window:
- a CDS encoding lysophospholipid acyltransferase family protein, which gives rise to MSWPASPANFFRMQNTTTRPAVGPTPRPLTLARKGASMLLASLVLMPVQWLVMRFTRGRAAFVVPRWWFACLRRALRIEVEVVGTPRAGGGTLFVGNHVSHYDIVLLGSLLPARFIAKDDMERWPGMRFVGALAQTVYISRRQRDAAAVAAALAAQLRPDHDLVLFPEGTTSSGEQVAPFKSSLFALFLGQPADARAWTLQPFTQEILSVDGRALAAGGDRDAYAFHGRMQAGAHVKHFMALSGARVRVTFHPPVTISADTDRKTLALQLHDIVASGLSNDAATGQSR